From one Orcinus orca chromosome 10, mOrcOrc1.1, whole genome shotgun sequence genomic stretch:
- the LOC101275328 gene encoding ubiquitin-conjugating enzyme E2 D3, translated as MALKRINKELSDLARDPPAQCSAGPVGDDMFHWQATIMGPNDSPYQGGVFFLTIHFPTDYPFKPPKVAFTTRIYHPNINSNGSICLDILRSQWSPALTISKVLLSICSLLCDPNPDDPLVPEIARIYKTDRDKYNRISREWTQKYAM; from the coding sequence ATGGCGCTGAAACGGATTAATAAGGAACTTAGTGATTTGGCCCGTGACCCTCCAGCACAATGTTCTGCAGGTCCAGTTGGGGATGATATGTTTCATTGGCAAGCCACAATTATGGGACCTAATGACAGCCCATATCAAGGTGGTGTATTCTTTTTGACAATTCATTTTCCTACAGACTACCCCTTCAAACCACCTAAGGTTGCATTTACAACAAGAATTTATCATCCAAATATTAACAGTAATGGCAGCATTTGTCTCGATATTCTAAGATCACAGTGGTCTCCTGCTTTAACTATTTCTAAAGTTCTTTTATCCATTTGTTCACTGCTATGTGATCCAAACCCAGATGACCCCCTAGTGCCAGAGATTGCACGCATCTATAAAACAGACAGAGATAAGTACAACAGAATATCTCGGGAATGGACTCAGAAGTATGCCATGTGA